One Bos javanicus breed banteng chromosome 9, ARS-OSU_banteng_1.0, whole genome shotgun sequence DNA window includes the following coding sequences:
- the LOC133254035 gene encoding trace amine-associated receptor 1, producing the protein MMSLCHNKINISCVKSSWSNDIRASLYSLMVLIILTTVVGNLLVIISISHFKQLHTLNNWLIQSMATVDFLLGCLVMPYSMVRSIEHHWSFGEVFCKIHTSTDIMLSSASIFHLSFISIDRYYAVCDPLRYKTKINILVISLMIFISWSIPALFAFGMIFLELNFKGAEEMYYKHSHCIGSCSVFFSKTSGVLAFMTSFYIPGSIMLCIYCRIYFIAKGQARSIHDAKQKVQIGLEERNGISRSRGRKAAKTLGIVMGVFLTCWCPFFVCMVMDPFLDYTIPPTLNDALIWFGYLNSTFNPMIYAFFYPWFRKALKIILVGKIFQKDSSRSKLFSE; encoded by the coding sequence ATGATGTCCCTTTGccacaataaaattaatatttcctGTGTGAAAAGCAGCTGGTCAAATGACATCCGGGCTTCCCTGTACAGTTTAATGGTGCTCATAATTCTGACCACAGTGGTTGGCAATCTGCTAGTTATTATTTCCATATCACACTTCAAGCAACTGCATACCCTAAATAATTGGCTCATTCAGTCCATGGCTACTGTGGACTTTCTTCTGGGGTGCCTGGTCATGCCTTATAGCATGGTGAGATCCATTGAGCACCACTGGTCTTTTGGAGAAGTCTTCTGTAAAATTCACACCAGCACTGACATTATGCTGAGTTCAGCATCCATTTTTCACTTGTCCTTCATTTCCATTGACCGCTACTATGCTGTGTGTGACCCACTGAGATACAAAACCAAGATCAACATCTTGGTTATTTCTCTGATGATCTTCATTAGTTGGAGTATTCCTGCTCTTTTTGCATTTGGGATGATCTTTCTGGAGCTAAACTTCAAAGGAGCTGAAGAGATGTATTATAAACACAGTCACTGCATAGGGAGTTGCTCTGTCTTCTTCAGCAAAACATCTGGGGTTCTGGCCTTTATGACTTCTTTCTATATACCTGGCTCTATTATGCTGTGCATCTATTGTAGAATATATTTCATAGCAAAAGGCCAGGCAAGATCAATTCATGATGCAAAGCAGAAGGTTCAAATTGGGTtggaagagagaaatggaattTCACGAAGCAGAGGAAGGAAAGCTGCAAAGACTTTAGGGATTGTGATGGGAGTTTTCTTAACATGCTGGTGTCCTTTCTTTGTCTGCATGGTCATGGACCCTTTCCTGGACTATACTATCCCACCTACTTTGAACGATGCATTGATTTGGTTTGGCTATTTGAACTCTACTTTTAATCCAATGATTTATGCATTTTTCTACCCCTGGTTCAGAAAAGCACTAAAGATAATTCTAGTTGgtaaaattttccaaaaagatTCATCTAGGAgcaaattattttcagaataa